The following proteins are encoded in a genomic region of Primulina huaijiensis isolate GDHJ02 chromosome 3, ASM1229523v2, whole genome shotgun sequence:
- the LOC140974625 gene encoding probable E3 ubiquitin-protein ligase RHC2A has protein sequence MSIGLPPSPTPTALLCPHCHRDSLEQMDLEDSLAPPSPASRNPFSMDPNNATSLTLTPSDDNFLLNSPYLHRLIHHLTTTAADVENPRSNPAPKTSIDSLEEITITLDNDPTLLCPVCKDPFVINSVAKLMPCKHSYHSECIVPWLEINNSCPVCRYKLPTCQEKGAEIGREDVRFMRLEEFVDDEVDLYGFRNTLRHIVRRQGWSEEGNVGSGSEENLFSPTQVGAVERGDEVLERENSVETVSSWPRWQVDEDGGGNGDGGASART, from the coding sequence ATGAGCATCGGCCTTCCGCCCTCTCCCACACCCACCGCCCTTCTCTGCCCGCACTGCCATCGTGACTCCCTCGAACAGATGGATTTGGAAGATTCTCTTGCCCCACCTTCCCCCGCCTCCCGAAACCCCTTCTCCATGGACCCCAACAACGCCACCTCCTTGACCTTAACCCCTTCCGATGACAATTTCCTTCTCAACAGCCCCTACCTCCACCGCCTCATCCACCACCTTACCACCACCGCTGCTGACGTCGAGAACCCACGTTCGAACCCCGCCCCGAAAACGTCCATCGATTCATTAGAGGAAATCACGATTACCCTCGACAATGACCCTACTTTGCTTTGCCCGGTATGCAAGGACCCGTTTGTTATAAACTCTGTCGCGAAATTGATGCCTTGCAAACACTCGTATCATTCAGAGTGCATCGTTCCGTGGCTTGAGATAAATAACTCTTGCCCCGTGTGCCGGTATAAGCTACCCACATGCCAGGAGAAAGGAGCGGAGATCGGTAGGGAGGATGTGCGGTTTATGAGGCTTGAGGAATTTGTAGATGACGAGGTGGATTTATATGGGTTTAGGAATACGCTTCGGCATATTGTGAGAAGGCAGGGGTGGAGTGAGGAGGGAAACGTTGGCAGTGGGAGCGAGGAGAATTTGTTCTCGCCGACACAGGTTGGGGCGGTGGAGAGAGGAGATGAGGTTTTAGAGAGGGAAAATAGTGTGGAGACAGTGTCGAGTTGGCCAAGGTGGCAAGTGGATGAGGATGGGGGAGGGAATGGTGATGGCGGTGCATCTGCAAGAACTTGA